The Lathyrus oleraceus cultivar Zhongwan6 chromosome 5, CAAS_Psat_ZW6_1.0, whole genome shotgun sequence genome includes the window TACAACTTGGAATTCTTCCAGAAAATTCAAttatcgtgttttgagtttcaatttgttttaatccaatttcttgattccattagcaccttcaGCATCCGCTGaatcttttgcaacaattcccaagctctgagaccttctgaagtgctctaatcagatcgagcttcatcaacttctgatcaccatctagacaaggtagttatgagcatcatttaaactcaaacaagttattacaatgtagtccttcactctctgatgtttTCACCTAACTTAGcggtgttgattgatcgtgttcatcatttaattttatatttcgtggcttgcttgtttctaaaacttctctaaaattccctttgctcaattcacataaatgaatttggagcataaggttgaattcgggatgagaagaggatcacaatggtggtggtctcgtgtcttgaatttaccaaatgatgaaactccgATGAGAGCTCACCGAAGAAGACGACCAGAACTTTCTCAGGTTGTCTGAGTTTGATCATACACGTTGGCAGAATGAAATGTTTTGATTAGTTGGATTTAAACTGGATCTTGTGTTTGCCTTGCAGTGCGTTCCATCGTGTTCTCTAATATTTGGAGTGTTGGgtctgccacgtcaattaatgaggcgtgatccaatgcttcgtattttttctgattttaattattttacttttattattttaaatttcttttttgtttaaaaattcatagtaattccattttttatccaaaaaaatcccaaaataatttctaaaattctcttttattcTTCTTCAcctgatttttatttttccatttttatttcactgattttctattttctcctttgttttaattggtttaaaaatatttttctatattttaaaattctgaaaaaattattatatacttcttattttatttccaaccttccataattttcttggccatttatttgatgttttgaaagactttatggattttccattttatttctattttaaatttcatttaaaaatacctttgatgcatttttatttaatttaattgcattttattttGGGTGGCTATTGTGAACTTCTATTGGCCTTGGATCATGAGGGTTTGGACTttaagtctcatcaaactcaatggatcttgggtgttgatggggtgaaaaccctaatccaccaaaatggatgattgattttgatgatgacttgatcaaacttttggtcaaatttgggtgtgacttctcttgtgtctctcttcttcatctccttcttttccctttgatcaattggatggctagtgcccatcttgttcatgatgtatggattggtacttgatgaactttcattATTTCAAATTgacctcctaattgatcatggatcatttagggtactttggattgatgcataagttcATCCTAGGTatcatgaagtatggattgaaaagtaatggaccatcctctTAGCCTTTGTGCTTAATCATcccctttcttttcttttttgtgtggcatgtctttaggagaatgatttacatatcatcTCTCTAGCGTGTtttaacacaaatattattattgaccggcctcagatagttgtgacttctatataagtccaattatgatttcttaacatagcgctaaatttgtcccaaagaaaacaaatgcggttttataagtgagattgtaagtctcctattcctcatggtattgtgtgaaaatgttgctcCTTTTTCATTTTTGAGAGTTGGTGGCATGCTTGTTAATgttatccaagttggagcccttctcatgaatggtgtataggttcatattttcatgcttgtgagtggatagttaagtgttctccaaaaagTGACCAAAACATATTTTCATCTTTTACTAACACTTTACTTGCATTAACCTtttacttcaaagtcatttactttatgctcttttattttatgccatttactttatactttatgtttaacatttcatatcatattgtttgtgattatgtcatttgttCTTTGGATTTTACTTTCATATCTTTGTAAAGAAAACATTAATGaagaaaaacctaaaaaaacTTGGTTATCCTGATTaatggacttgtggttactatccttggcatcattgtGAAGTTATGGACTTtgaattaggatcttgacctttaCTTTGGACTTGTGATTTGACaccttgggattcatctgatacctttgactttggacttcctctggtgacttggttgagttaatttggtttcatctgatgcatggattattatttgcttattcTGGCTTacttgaggcttaatccaaaggagggaattcttgcttgacttataTCATAAAGCTTGATATTTCTTGGTTAtatctttcctccctagcttttactttattctttaggatagtctcttcttctcctccccccttctttaattttaaaaatcttctctctttttaaaaacttcttatttttttAACTTGAActactttctcaataaaccttgacttttgtcaagagattttcaaaacctttttcttaataaatgctaatccatcttaagcatataCAAATCAATTTTAAGAgactaaaaaatgcataactcatcCAAATCATTTTGGGCCCTTGTGCACTTTTCATTTTAGAAACTTTTCTCAAGgtattagacatgagtcatttccatagttgagatataattcttctatccccatagtattgatgacAATTATTTTCCATCTGTGAGAGCTATTGGTATACTTGTagatccttatccaagttggagtccttctcatgatgatgcaaagtaCTCATACTTGTGGAGTGACTAGTTGAGcattctccttaaaatgacaaaatatattttcccctaaaatgaatcaaaacaaaatccttttgttatttttaccacgaactatgaggttttgatcctccattgcactttgttggcacgtaggcatgagacttcaaaagtcttggcaaacaaAAAAATCATAAAAGATATTTCctttcccatctctccaatctttttACAAACAACACCCTTTCTTTCAAACTGAAAGgaacattttcaaagaggttcccatggagtaccgTGGATGTTTaaggtgctaataccttcccttgGCATAACTAACCCCCAGATCCTTGTTCTCACTTTATTAgtttgttttaaaacttcttcgggttttgttcgtactttttcaattttcctttggaaacaataaaagcacggtggcaactcttgctttatgagttaagttaatcaatagcttaatttcaaaaaatttaccactacaaaaaagtggcgactttgccggggagtagtccctagtgggttaagcctatctttgtttttgtgcatatattatgtttgttcttgtttgttattatttGTTCTAtctggtgcttggtgatctctgtgtggtaAGATAAGtcttatgataggagggtggtatagtcatgtttggcttacgtggagttaatccttaataagtTGACTTGAGATCCCTCATTCAGTGGAGGCCACTTTGgaattactgatgtcacacaaatagtcgtagttggcattactttttccgacctgggagcccgagaagctgaggaccttagaacccttaagccatcttggccttttaggatgtagtgcagtggctattcaggtgtagacttgaattagttattacgtgatactacactcggacgagtttctcttgagaatattattggttcACGAGTAGTCGTATAAaccgataatatccaaaagatggaattatgactctgggaagttgttagaaccttgttctacagGTGATTATATCCTTAGTACACATATTAtgggttggttcttacccttggctccatgctcgtgactccgaacctttggaccatgtttgtgtgctttgtgtgatcttgtttgtggttgttgcatcatgcactcatGGCATTCATAAGAATTTTTCTtagttttcaaggaacttagagactCTTTTTGTAAACATCGTAGATATTTTGATCATGGATATTGGAAGAAGGAATACTCGGAAATACAATTTTAGATGTCCTGATCTTATGGAActaaggaagctaacatcttaTATGGATGATCCTAAGAGTTTCAGAGACCGTTATGGAAGACTTCTATCTATTGTATctattgatgttgaggatgacCTTCTTTGTACTTTggttcaattctatgatcctGTTTACCAgtgcttcactttccctgattatcagttgttgcctaccatggaggagtatACTGATCTTTTGGGTGTGCTAGTTTGTGATAGAGTTCCTTATAGTGGAGTGGAAGGAATCATGGAATCCCAAGTTATTGTTGAAGCCATTCACCTTAGGAAGTCTAACGTAGATGCCAATCTCACTGTCAAAGGAGGTATCAGAAGGTTGACTTTAATTTTTTTGATTGAGAAAGCCTTTTCTTTTGCTAACGCTGGTAGCATGATGACATTTGAGACTATTCTCgccttactcatctatggtttggtcttgtttcccAAAATTGATaactttgttgatgttaatgctatgaGGATCTTCTTGATTAAGAATCTGGTTCCAACTTTTCTCggtgacacttatttctccattcatcataggaattataaaggaggtggaactattgtctgttaTACGCATTTACTGTacaggtggtttatttcacacttgccacAGTCTCATATCTTCATAGAAAACAAGAATTGCTTAAGATGGTcccaaagacttatgtctctcactaatgataaCATAACTTGGTATTCTTCTGTTTATGATAATGTTGAGATTATTGATAGTAGTGGGGAGttatctaatgtgcctcttcttggtacacaaggaggaatcaactacaataTGGCTTTGGCGagacgtcaacttgggttctctatgaaggacaaacctcataacactttgttagaaggtttatttttccaagaagggAAAGACACTCAAGGGTTGAAAGTTAGGATGGTTCGTGTTTGACACaatgttcataggaaaggaaaagGTGAGCTTGGATGGAATAGTTGTAAAACTTTGGAtccttacactagttgggtgaagaagagagaaAAGGAATTCAAGATGCCATACGCTTATGAAAGAGCTATGTCCCTAGTAATGGTTAAACCGCCCACTATTAAAGGCATAGAGGAGTTGCACGAGGATTTGGataggatgaagcaagagagggatgATTGGGAAGACAAATTTCATACCTCACACCTTGAGAAAGTAGAATTGCATAAGAAACTAAAAGAGAAGGATGACTTGATAGAATTGCTTGAGAAACATGTTGTGAAGAGATGAAGGgaccaagaggatttattttcctctaatAGCTCATCATCTACTCATCTTCCTACTTTTGGAGTTTGGAAAGGCATTGTAGACCAGCTCGGGATAGAGAAGGATGATTTGAAAAGAAACTACGAAAGCGAGATCAAAAGGCTTCGCAAGAAGTATCAACTTGGAGTTGGGTCGACATCAGATATGATTCCATAGATCTAGGTTATTTCCGTTTATGATCATTGAAATTGTATTTCTGATTGTAATTCTTTACGCtattaataaaatgagatttttagCACATCAAAATGTGTTATTCTTATTATGATGTTTGCAATTTATGTCTTAAAGTTCCTTGGGAAATAATAATACATTCGTgtttgcatatcatgcatcatgttgcatcttggtcttACTTTGAGCAAGTTTGCCAGGGGTCTTATTTCTTTCTTGGTCTTCATCCAGACAAGTTGTCTCACTGGTACAATACTCGAGCTAATCAGTTGAAGAAGGTGGACCCCCTAGAGCAAGATAATCGTAAACTCCATGAAGGGGTGACAACTTTGAGGGacaactgtaagaccccaattttgaccctaagatccctcatgtcatctcatcatatgcattagcattgggatcataccttacCCTTTTtccattgggtttgttttgggagagatcaccaagcatcatgtgattgtatcattcttgtatattatcattttactaaccaaaataccaaaaacatgtctttgcatttgcctaactcttttgtaggtagggcatgatcaccattgatctatcaagttcacatctagggtttaagaccctcattgctaaagagaacaaccaaggaatgacccacaatgtctcta containing:
- the LOC127078984 gene encoding uncharacterized protein LOC127078984, whose translation is MDIGRRNTRKYNFRCPDLMELRKLTSYMDDPKSFRDRYGRLLSIVSIDVEDDLLCTLVQFYDPVYQCFTFPDYQLLPTMEEYTDLLGVLVCDRVPYSGVEGIMESQVIVEAIHLRKSNVDANLTVKGGIRRLTLIFLIEKAFSFANAGSMMTFETILALLIYGLVLFPKIDNFVDVNAMRIFLIKNLSHIFIENKNCLRWSQRLMSLTNDNITWYSSVYDNVEIIDSSGELSNVPLLGTQGGINYNMALARRQLGKGKGELGWNSCKTLDPYTSWVKKREKEFKMPYAYERAMSLVMVKPPTIKGIEELHEDLDRMKQERDDWEDKFHTSHLEKVELHKKLKEKDDLIELLEKHVVKR